In Lolium rigidum isolate FL_2022 chromosome 3, APGP_CSIRO_Lrig_0.1, whole genome shotgun sequence, the genomic window gaacttATTCTCCTaacattaaataaggaaaccctagcataatttgggaataaatgttaaatagtgatgctagatcttttgtgtgagccaataaggctaattaagattacttaagtgttgtttggtgattgtatcctcgtattcgtttatagacgctagtaccggagactatcaagaggaagaggtcttctaccaagaggaagaagaagaacactttgatcacctcaacaatcaaggcaagctattaccaatgcaactaaactaatgcaaagctctacaagagcaaggcaccattacttttattttatgcttaatgctcctatcccaagtttttactttacaagctttaccaaattttgtttatcaaagtaatttttgattcatgattcacttagtttagttatggagtagtgcaagagtatcaaacttagcctagagcaatccaagttgcttagcaccccttatgactagttgctagtgctaagctaaaattgactactatagatgggaacttgtgaaaaccaatgactttgaaaaccttggaatgatgagtcattctattgaaagattttgaaggtgaatatgacttgtgaatgacttggggaaacttaccaaaaactgatggttgggttcggatgcgataccattccaattttacaagtacccccacaatacctgaatctcggGTAAGGCTTAGCCGGAAATTtacgtgtcttagtatgggttccctctaaaacaagcgtcatcggggttatgccggaggctgcctctacaacaaaaggaattatgtgaaatgacgtgaaatgaggtgaatgtccggcccaagcctccgtgcgGTTCCCGGCTGACCGTCtctgtcttcactcgggaggccaagctcatggggagaggtgcctatactagggtatgtaaatgaaaggttaggattggtagttcgcgtacttgcgtacgataaatcggggccagTTACcaccgacgaactattgcaattgttgtggcacaagtgtacaacctctgcagagtttaacctattcgaatagccgcgtccgcggtcatggacagttggaaatgccatactgttccgtcatcagaacttttctaaaaatatgaatggtgacttgtgatttgaattgaaaggtgactttgactttgaatcacaacggagttatgggaatgacactaatgttcccacttgagtaagttaggcaaatgaaggggttttgtttattaaagtgcttatgaaataaaactggctttatgcaaatgaaactagagcttagaacccctttactatagttgataatgctttcactagtattagtttgcgagtactttaaagtactcatggctgtgtccctggctattcaaatggccagactatgaagacgagtaccagaacccggaagaaggacagcaggacatctacgacaactaggatcactcctgacgtcaacagttgcctgtggaatagatggactactattacgctatttcgcttccgctatgtgttatgtaatggatcaatagaacttctagtattgtaatgagactggatcatgtgatcctttatttgtaagacgattatgtgttgtaatgaatgatgtgttgtgatatcaatctattatgtctcggaaaaacaatattcctgggattgcgaggaatggcataataggcatctggacttaaaaatccgggtgttgacaagttggtatcagagccattgtttgaccttaggagaccctagttagaatggacgtctgaaaaacttagtttcaaaaaccaatgaagtgaatatttgtgaaaacttgttcttactcttatccttgagatcttttttttttcaaaaatgagaaatctatactctactttctttgcaagcctacctaaaattttgcacacttgactatttctttaacttacttatcctaattgctcacagatggagtaccaatgggagttctatcagcttggtcccggaggcgacctaaggttcgaaaaggatttgaagcaactagtggaatatctaggacacccgtatcccgagttcttcggaatacccctcaacaaccactccggagaaccacctcggtgggaagtttctacggatctacgaagaaagcttggagccccggtatgggaaaccatccggttttcCGTAACGggcaacacttggaaggaaggactagtcgagctatgcaagaagcaatttcccgtctgtgtggacaaaatgagaacaagatcaagaacactcgcttcatctactacccaagacatgactccatgggaagatcgatgaccatgccaccacacacggagatgaacccctatgtagcacaccaggacttcaggatgtacaaaacccgcagggatttggacaacgtcctcgcctctcgccaagcacattacacgtgaagacgaagaattccacactgaaaagtagtatcaccccagcacttaagtaggtgtgagttgtatcaggatccccttgtatcgtagagcgaatgaatggttcttcaaaccaacggtgtgttagctttgtaatatgtgatgtttggtatgaatgaaaaagtgttgttggttcttacccccgcaacactactcaagttttcaacttATGAAccttttaaactttaacaaaacaaaccctagaaatttccctcttatcttatcatctacctcaatgttcagatggccccaccaacccgcaacgccacccaggatgccatgatgcagatgctgcagacgatgatggcagaccgagaaatcgaaagagctgaacgccaagctaacattgccgcactgcaacagatagcttagaacaatcaaggccacggaaaccacgatcaccctggatcgaaactgaagaattttcagaacaccaaccctccaatgttcagcaagactgaagagccacttgacgcagatgattggctccagaccatggagaacaacctcgaagttgcgggagttgaagccgcagaaaaagtactgtgttgtgatatcaatctattatgtctcgcaaaaacaatattcctgggattgcgaggaatggcataataggcatctggacttaaaaatccgggtgttaacAACAACCATTGTATGATTCCAACATCTAAATTTTCAAAACGTATATTTCTATAAAAAAAACTTGTTTTTAAGTTTAATGTGGCCTTACTAGTTGTCCGCGACCATGTACAAGGCTATTCAAACAGTTTGAAACTCTACAGAGATTATTCACTTTACTCACAAGATTCGATAAACTCGTCACATCAACCCCACAATACAAGGTGCATGCAAAGTTGAGTAATCGATAAAAACATTTTGCTTGCACACCCTAGTAGAGGAACCTTCACTCATGAGTGATCTCTCAACCGGACTGTAATCTACCCCCATTGGAGTTCCATGTCATAACACTTTCAATTAGTGACTCATAGCTGTGTCTCGGAATCAGTATACGTTGTAAACGTCCCTCAAATAAGAGGGAGGATCTGGCTTCAAGAGATGACAATATGGTACCCTCATAATTATGGCAAATGGGTTTCACCCCATGATATTCTTGTACTTGTTTACtcagttttttcgataaagagatatattaatatcaaaagataccaattacactcagcttctgcaacaatgcaacaccctaatggcagtacggatgcacacaaccaaaaaaaaaaactaagaaacaaaagtcccactACAGTATCctaggcctaacaacagcaatacatccaccaccaagataacacctgaaatacagactctctaaAAGTGACACTTcccagaagggaacagtgctccagCACCGTCTTCGCCTGACCAAAGATCTTAgggtttcaccctgaagatagttcctgctctcaaaacaatgcctccaacaaggtcattgccaggcacaaccagttaaggctagaccttgggttttcacatgAAAGGTAGGActttgaacttcacatgtgttgtcgccctcactttcataccactcctgtgaagcccggaacaccaagcaagtccctcaacaacgtagagaattgaacctcccttagctagtcctcccatccggccttcattatattctcttcttctgacttcaccgtgGACCCAATGTCACTTGTTGTCAACACCGaaaagagcttcacgccgctccctccagaaccaaacggtcgaaataaaagcatgggtgcgcgcgaccgaataccacctgaaccagcaaactccaggcaaaagatgcgttgttccattcgccggcggagccttccaaaactcaatactccggctagatgaaaaaGGATCGGcatccggtaggtcttcatcattgcagaagaagaaccctaggaccaccaccttcaagcTCGAAGCAGACGtacaggcccccacgccgccatccgctggCCAACAACGATGAAGGAGGACTTGTTGGACGGCGACCGCTgcaaccacaccatcctcgccccgcaAATCGCCGCCCCCTTCCTCGTGTCGCCAAGTGAAGCCGACGATGGATCTAGGCGTGCACAAGATCCAACAGCCGCCACCATCCATTGCCagaggccgtggaggaggagccgccgctgcTCGTCCAGAGTCGCCGCCCTAAACACGGAGCACGTCAAAACCAGCGGCCGCCACCGCTGGCCGCCACCTCCATCAACCCCCCGCGCACGCTTGGCGCGGAGGCCTGCCGCCACCGTGgctagcgccgacggcagcggcgggagAGAGGGCACGGGGGAGGGCtagcggcgctagggtttggggcccATGGTGTCTCCCTGGGGAGCGACATGAGGGGGGTCGTACGTGTGTTCCCCAATTGTCGTCTGAGTTCTGTCTATTCCGCTCACATGGTACTCACTTAAGCGGAAAATTCCAACCTATCTATGTGACCATGTAATAAGCGGGCAACCTGCTCCATACTTGTACCAAAATAGAATCAAATGTGAACATAAACAACTATCCATATAGATCTTCCTTATGTGATTTGCAGTCTAAAAGAATTGTGAATGCATCCATAAAAATAatgaagagaatgactaaaatcacTTGGCTGATTCATTGAATTGAGCTATCACTCACACTGGGATCTCCATCACTCTTCCGTCTTCACTCATTGCTGCTCATCCTCTATTCCTGCTATTTCGGTTGATGCTCATCCGCCCTCCTTGCGTTATGCACTATCGAATTCGATGTTGCTTCCTAGTTCTTAGTGCTGGTTTACCGCCCTTCGCTTGCAGCTACACTGGTCGTTCTTGTTGGTTGCTTCTCATGCTCTACCCAAGGTGAAGGTCGATGGGCTCGCCATGTATGTCACGGGGTCTGGCTAAACTATGCTTACGAGTGGATTTGGTCTGGTGTCACTCGATATCGCTCGGGTGGTTGTGGCGATCCGAATTTGTGCACAACATGATCgaaatctacaaagtttatgcatccattggtgatggtgagagtttagcaataattaaagATTTTTCGATAGGTTGTAATTAAGAACACATGGTGTTTATTGCATGCACATCATGTTACAATATGTATCTTAGGTGTACGCTTCCAGGGATTTTCTCATGTTGCAAATATGTTCCTTAGTTATTGTGTGCATTGTTAATATTGTTTCACAAATTGGTTCTTCATGTTGCATATGTTGGGGTTTATATTCCTCAGATTTGCTGCTCTGATGGGAACATGTTGCATATGTTTTTTTTAGGCTGCTACCTGGGCGCGTTCCAATTGTTGTAGAATGTCTACACATATTTTGCGATCAAtgttttttctcaaatgatattaCTCGTATTCATGAAAACGTTGTGTAATGATCCTACATCCTCTCCCGCCTGTGGGACAGCTAGGATGATCatacctcccccccccccccccctacttCCCCTTGTGTACATACAGATCGGCTGCTTGACCATTTTCGAGTTATGGAATAACAAACGGTGGGGAGTTTTTTTCCCGTCACCCTCGAAAAAAAAAACGTTGTGTAATGAAGatttgtgatttttttttgcgaattatgaAGATTTGTGATTCGATCGGCATGCTTTCTTGAGGAGATTTGATCGGGTCGATTTACGGTAGCACATTTCCTTGTTCGTAAGTATTTTTTGTGGCTGTAGCATTTTAGTCCCCCGCATCATTCTGCGCTCAACGCCTTTATAAACCCAACCGCGCGTCACACAAACCATTCCTCCCGTCTTCCGTTGCCTCTCCCACTCTCGTGGTCTCGCCGCCATGCACATGGAAGCACCACATCCTCCTCCGTCAATGGATATCCATGAGCCCGCGCCGCCGTCCCCTCTCTACTCCGACATTTCGCCGCACTTCCCGCCGTCCATCGcagacgccggcgccggcgcgctgGACCTCTCCTTCACCTCCACCGCCTCCGCGTCCACCTCCTccttcaccaccgccaccaccttcaGCGCGCGGAGCTCGCTCTCCCTGCCGTCCTTCTCTTCGTCCACCTCTCTCTCGCCACGGCCGCACTCGTCATCCGCATCCCCACACTGGAcgcacctcgccgccgcccgcgccaccacccctgaCGGCGTCCTCCGCCTGGCCCACCTGCACCTCATCCGCGAGCTCGGCCACGGACACCTCGCGCGGGTCTTCCTCTGCCGCCTCAAGTCCTCGCCGCCGGCCTCCCCGCTCTTCGCGCTCAAGGTCGTCGACCTCCGCGACGACGACCCGTCACGCGTCTGCCACGTCCTCGCCGAGTCCCGCGTCCTCTCCGCGCTCGACCACCCCTTCGTGCCCACCCTCTACGCGCGCCTCGATGCCGGGCGCTACGCGTGCTTCCTCATGGACTACTGCGCCGGGGGCGACCTGCACTCggtgctccgccgccgccccggagGCCGCCTGCCCGTCGCCGCTGCGAGGTTCTACGCCGCCGAGGTGCTGCTCGCTATCGAGTACCTGCACGTGCTCGGGTTCGTGTACCGCGACCTCAAGCCGGAGAACGTCCTGCTCCGAGGCGACGGGCACGTCGTGCTCTCTGACTTCGACCTCGCGCTCCCAGCGTCCGTGGAGCCTTCCGTCCGCCGCCGACAGGTGCGGCAGCCGAGCCGACGCCGCAAGAGGAGCTTCCTGCCGTCGTGCTTCGGATCCGCCAAgggcggcagcgacgaggaggatgcCGACGTTGACGCGAAGGAGCGGTTCGAGTTCGTGGCCGAACCGACGGCCGCGAGCTCCAGGGACTGCGTGGGCACGCACGAGTACCTGGCGCCGGAGCTCGTGAGCGGGAGCGGGCACGGTAACGGCGTGGACTGGTGGGCGTTCGGGGTGTTCCTGTACGAGCTGGTGTACGGGCGCACGCCGTTCAAGGGCGCCGCCAAGGACGTGACGCTGAAGAACATCCTGTCGAAGCAGGTGACGTACCCGAAGCTCGACGGCGACGCGGAGGCCGCGGCGCAGCTGCGGGACCTCATCGGCAGGCTGCTCGAGAGGGACCCGCGGCGGCGCATGGGCGCCGCGCGCGGCGCCGCCGAGATCAAGAGGCACCCGTTCTTCGCCGGCGTGGACTGGGCGCTCATACGGTGCGTGACGCCGCCGCTTGTGCCGGAGGCCGACGCCGCGtctcccaccgccgccgtcgcaggCGCGAAGCTCGGGAGCTGGAACAGCTTGGGCGGCAGCAGCTTCAAGAAAGCCAGTAGCTTCAAGAAGAGCAGCAGCTTCGGCAGGAGGTCGAGTGTCGAGGAGCGGCAGGGGGTCTTCTGCAAGCTCATGAGCTGGAATCAGGAGAGCCGATGcaagaggacgaggacgagcaagCTGAAACCATGAAATCTGTTCTTGT contains:
- the LOC124700923 gene encoding serine/threonine-protein kinase WAG1-like, giving the protein MHMEAPHPPPSMDIHEPAPPSPLYSDISPHFPPSIADAGAGALDLSFTSTASASTSSFTTATTFSARSSLSLPSFSSSTSLSPRPHSSSASPHWTHLAAARATTPDGVLRLAHLHLIRELGHGHLARVFLCRLKSSPPASPLFALKVVDLRDDDPSRVCHVLAESRVLSALDHPFVPTLYARLDAGRYACFLMDYCAGGDLHSVLRRRPGGRLPVAAARFYAAEVLLAIEYLHVLGFVYRDLKPENVLLRGDGHVVLSDFDLALPASVEPSVRRRQVRQPSRRRKRSFLPSCFGSAKGGSDEEDADVDAKERFEFVAEPTAASSRDCVGTHEYLAPELVSGSGHGNGVDWWAFGVFLYELVYGRTPFKGAAKDVTLKNILSKQVTYPKLDGDAEAAAQLRDLIGRLLERDPRRRMGAARGAAEIKRHPFFAGVDWALIRCVTPPLVPEADAASPTAAVAGAKLGSWNSLGGSSFKKASSFKKSSSFGRRSSVEERQGVFCKLMSWNQESRCKRTRTSKLKP